The following proteins come from a genomic window of Iamia sp. SCSIO 61187:
- a CDS encoding pseudouridine-5'-phosphate glycosidase translates to MPGPASPDGLVVAPDVAEALASGAPVVALESTLISHGLPRPDNRDVAVRIEDTVRAAGAVPATIAVVEGQARIGLDDAALDVIATSDEVAKVSPRDLAVVAAQGGHGATTVAATAHLAARAGIALFATGGLGGVHRDASRTWDESADLPVLARTPITVVCAGVKSILDVAATLERMETLGIGVVGYGTSRFPAFYRPDSGFDLEWRCDTPEEVAAVIGARIALGTDTSALVVANPVKEEDALPQEMHDRVLGEGLDLAAKTDVRGKDVTPFLLAYFHQATAGLSLQVNIDLVLENATLAARIAAARAGGA, encoded by the coding sequence ATGCCCGGTCCTGCTTCCCCCGACGGCCTCGTCGTCGCCCCCGACGTGGCGGAGGCGCTGGCGAGCGGCGCGCCGGTCGTCGCCCTCGAGTCGACCCTGATCAGCCACGGCCTGCCCCGGCCCGACAACCGGGACGTGGCCGTCCGGATCGAGGACACCGTGCGGGCCGCCGGCGCCGTCCCCGCCACCATCGCCGTCGTCGAGGGGCAGGCCCGGATCGGCCTCGACGATGCCGCCCTCGACGTCATCGCCACCTCCGACGAGGTCGCCAAGGTCAGCCCGCGCGACCTGGCCGTCGTGGCCGCCCAGGGCGGGCACGGTGCCACCACCGTCGCTGCCACCGCCCACCTGGCCGCCCGGGCCGGCATCGCCCTGTTCGCCACCGGCGGCCTGGGCGGGGTGCACCGCGACGCCTCCCGCACCTGGGACGAGTCGGCCGACCTGCCCGTGCTGGCCCGCACCCCGATCACCGTGGTGTGCGCCGGCGTGAAGTCGATCCTCGACGTGGCCGCCACCCTCGAGCGCATGGAGACCCTCGGCATCGGCGTGGTCGGCTACGGCACCAGCCGGTTCCCCGCCTTCTACCGGCCCGACTCCGGGTTCGACCTCGAGTGGCGCTGCGACACGCCCGAGGAGGTGGCGGCCGTCATCGGTGCCCGCATCGCCCTGGGGACGGACACCTCGGCGCTGGTGGTGGCCAACCCGGTGAAGGAGGAGGACGCCCTCCCGCAGGAGATGCACGACCGGGTGCTGGGCGAGGGCCTCGACCTGGCGGCCAAGACCGACGTCCGCGGCAAGGACGTCACCCCGTTCCTGCTGGCGTACTTCCACCAGGCCACCGCCGGTCTCAGCCTCCAGGTCAACATCGACCTGGTCCTGGAGAACGCCACGCTGGCCGCCCGCATCGCCGCGGCCCGCGCCGGGGGTGCCTGA
- a CDS encoding redox-sensing transcriptional repressor Rex, with translation MTERRRIPEATVARLPVYLRALAEESEAKATTISSERLAELAGVNAAKVRKDLSYLGSYGTRGVGYDVEYLTFQMSRELGLTHDWPVIIVGVGNLGQALANYGGFRDRGFPIAALVDADPSKVGDVVHGVTVQGLGDLPDIVAGLGSVIGIIATPAHAAQSVADQLAAAGVTSILNFAPAVISVPDGVSLRKVDLAVELQILSFYQQRRDGGPAVDDPAVAGLPPAPAAGAAG, from the coding sequence GTGACCGAGCGTCGTCGGATCCCGGAGGCCACCGTGGCCCGCCTCCCGGTGTACCTGCGGGCGCTGGCCGAGGAGTCCGAGGCCAAGGCCACCACCATCTCCTCGGAGCGTCTGGCCGAGCTGGCCGGCGTCAACGCCGCCAAGGTCCGCAAGGACCTGTCGTACCTGGGGTCCTACGGCACGCGGGGCGTCGGCTACGACGTCGAGTACCTGACGTTCCAGATGAGCCGCGAGCTGGGGCTGACCCACGACTGGCCCGTGATCATCGTGGGCGTCGGCAACCTGGGGCAGGCCCTCGCCAACTACGGCGGGTTCCGCGACCGGGGCTTCCCGATCGCCGCCCTCGTCGACGCCGACCCGAGCAAGGTCGGCGATGTCGTCCACGGCGTCACGGTCCAGGGGCTGGGCGACCTGCCCGACATCGTCGCCGGGCTGGGCAGCGTCATCGGCATCATCGCCACCCCCGCCCACGCCGCCCAGAGCGTCGCCGACCAGCTCGCCGCCGCCGGCGTGACCTCGATCCTCAACTTCGCCCCGGCCGTCATCTCGGTCCCCGACGGCGTGTCGCTCCGCAAGGTCGACCTGGCCGTCGAGCTCCAGATCCTCAGCTTCTACCAGCAGCGGCGCGACGGCGGCCCGGCGGTCGACGACCCCGCCGTCGCCGGCCTCCCGCCGGCCCCCGCGGCCGGCGCCGCCGGCTGA
- the hemA gene encoding glutamyl-tRNA reductase, with protein sequence MPLDLFERFAFDGTRTPKVLVALATCDHVTEAVVVSTCNRTEVYLVAERFHAAYQEVRDVLAELAHVAPEDFADHLYVHYDDEAVRHLFRVVAGLDSDVLGDTEVLSQVRGAWTTAVDEGTVGPSLNLLFRHAVETGKRARTETGIASGTASVSHAAVEMAAERLGTVAGRTVLVIGAGTIGRSMATALKGAGAERVLVANRTAERAAALAADIDGEVVPLSQLDSALAECDVLLTSTGATSVIIDHAELESALARRDSDPLLVVDVAVPRDVDPSVGELPGVTLLDIDDLRTFAQAGIEGRRREMSAVEGIVLDEADRYRADVSARAAAPLVAALHARAEDLRQAEVARFAGRLGGLDDRQKAAVEGLTRALLAKVLHEPTVRLKATAGTPAGERMAESLRDLYGLSE encoded by the coding sequence ATGCCCCTCGACCTGTTCGAGCGGTTCGCCTTCGACGGCACCCGCACCCCCAAGGTGCTGGTGGCGCTGGCGACGTGCGACCACGTCACCGAGGCCGTCGTGGTCTCGACCTGCAACCGCACCGAGGTCTACCTCGTGGCCGAGCGGTTCCACGCCGCCTACCAGGAGGTCCGCGACGTCCTGGCCGAGCTGGCCCACGTCGCCCCCGAGGACTTCGCCGACCACCTCTACGTCCACTACGACGACGAGGCCGTCCGCCACCTGTTCCGGGTCGTCGCCGGGCTCGACTCCGACGTGCTGGGCGACACCGAGGTGCTCAGCCAGGTGCGCGGCGCCTGGACCACCGCCGTCGACGAGGGCACCGTCGGCCCCAGCCTCAACCTGCTCTTCCGCCACGCCGTCGAGACCGGCAAGCGGGCCCGCACCGAGACCGGCATCGCCTCCGGCACCGCCTCGGTGTCGCACGCCGCGGTCGAGATGGCCGCCGAGCGGCTGGGCACCGTCGCCGGGCGCACCGTGCTCGTCATCGGTGCCGGGACCATCGGCCGGTCGATGGCCACCGCCCTCAAGGGGGCGGGGGCCGAGCGCGTCCTCGTCGCCAACCGCACCGCCGAGCGGGCCGCCGCCCTGGCCGCCGACATCGACGGCGAGGTCGTCCCCCTGTCGCAGCTCGACTCGGCCCTCGCCGAGTGCGACGTGCTGCTGACCTCCACCGGCGCCACGTCGGTGATCATCGACCACGCCGAGCTCGAGTCGGCCCTCGCCCGGCGCGACTCCGACCCGCTGCTCGTGGTCGACGTGGCCGTCCCCCGCGACGTCGACCCCTCGGTCGGCGAGCTGCCCGGCGTCACCCTCCTCGACATCGACGACCTGCGCACCTTCGCCCAGGCCGGCATCGAGGGCCGGCGCCGCGAGATGAGCGCGGTCGAGGGCATCGTCCTCGACGAGGCCGACCGCTACCGGGCCGACGTGTCGGCCCGGGCCGCGGCGCCGCTCGTCGCCGCCCTCCACGCCCGGGCCGAGGACCTCCGCCAGGCCGAGGTGGCCCGCTTCGCCGGCCGGCTCGGCGGTCTCGACGACCGCCAGAAGGCCGCCGTGGAGGGCCTGACCCGCGCCCTGCTGGCCAAGGTCCTCCACGAGCCGACCGTCCGCCTCAAGGCCACCGCCGGCACCCCCGCCGGCGAGCGGATGGCGGAGTCGCTCCGCGACCTCTACGGCCTGAGTGAGTGA
- the cobA gene encoding uroporphyrinogen-III C-methyltransferase codes for MTVWLVGAGPGDPGLLTLRGAEALGRADVVVHDRLSAAALLDLAPAAAERIDVGKAPGHARLTQEQINALLVERGRAGQEVVRLKGGDPFVFARGSEEAAALAAAGLAYEVVPGITSAIAVPAYAGIPVTQRFSSTAFTVITGHEDPSSGPGTIDWEAAARLGGTLVVLMGVARWPRIAERLLAGGLAPDTPAAAVRWGTRPDQHTTRATLATLGDHPLASPSVIVVGRVAGTELRWFEDRPLLGRRIVVTRTRIQASELSRALGELGAEAVEVPVIAIEPPSDGGAALGAALDGIGGADWLVLTSPNGVERTFAHLPDTRALGGVRVAAIGPGTAAALERYRVVADLVPPRFVAEALLEAFPAPPADGGRVVIARAEEARPVLPDGLRAAGWEVDVVPAYRTVAAPGTDGDREALATADAVTFTSSSTVSRFVEAFGVGAVPPVVACIGPVTAGTARAHGLAVSVEASDHSIPGLVAALRDHLAPPERVES; via the coding sequence GTGACGGTCTGGCTGGTCGGTGCGGGACCAGGTGACCCGGGGCTGCTGACCCTGCGGGGGGCCGAGGCCCTGGGCCGGGCCGACGTCGTGGTCCACGACCGGCTGTCGGCGGCCGCCCTGCTCGACCTGGCCCCGGCCGCCGCCGAGCGCATCGACGTGGGCAAGGCGCCGGGCCACGCCCGGCTCACCCAGGAGCAGATCAACGCCCTGCTGGTCGAGCGGGGGCGGGCCGGCCAGGAGGTCGTGCGGCTCAAGGGCGGCGACCCGTTCGTCTTCGCCCGGGGCAGCGAGGAGGCCGCCGCCCTGGCGGCCGCCGGCCTCGCCTACGAGGTCGTCCCCGGCATCACCTCGGCCATCGCCGTCCCCGCCTACGCCGGGATCCCCGTCACCCAGCGCTTCTCGTCGACCGCCTTCACCGTGATCACCGGCCACGAGGACCCGTCCTCGGGGCCCGGGACGATCGACTGGGAGGCCGCCGCCCGCCTCGGCGGCACCCTCGTCGTCCTCATGGGCGTCGCCCGATGGCCCCGGATCGCCGAGCGGCTGCTGGCCGGCGGGCTGGCGCCCGACACCCCGGCGGCGGCGGTCCGCTGGGGCACCCGCCCCGACCAGCACACCACCCGGGCGACCCTCGCCACCCTGGGCGACCACCCGCTCGCCTCGCCGTCGGTCATCGTGGTGGGGCGGGTGGCCGGCACCGAGCTGCGCTGGTTCGAGGACCGGCCGCTCCTCGGCCGGCGCATCGTCGTCACCCGCACGCGCATCCAGGCCTCCGAGCTGAGCCGGGCGCTGGGCGAGCTGGGGGCCGAGGCCGTCGAGGTCCCGGTCATCGCCATCGAGCCGCCCTCCGACGGAGGCGCCGCCCTGGGCGCCGCCCTGGACGGGATCGGCGGGGCCGACTGGCTGGTCCTCACCTCGCCCAACGGCGTCGAGCGGACCTTCGCCCACCTGCCCGACACCCGGGCGCTGGGCGGGGTGCGCGTCGCCGCCATCGGGCCGGGCACGGCGGCCGCCCTGGAGCGCTACCGGGTGGTGGCCGACCTGGTCCCGCCCCGGTTCGTGGCCGAGGCCCTCCTCGAGGCCTTCCCCGCCCCGCCGGCCGACGGGGGGCGGGTCGTGATCGCCCGGGCCGAGGAGGCCCGCCCGGTCCTGCCCGACGGCCTGCGCGCCGCCGGGTGGGAGGTCGACGTCGTGCCCGCCTACCGCACGGTCGCCGCCCCCGGCACCGACGGGGACCGGGAGGCCCTGGCCACGGCCGACGCCGTCACCTTCACCTCGTCGTCGACGGTCAGCCGCTTCGTCGAGGCCTTCGGCGTCGGTGCCGTCCCGCCGGTCGTGGCCTGCATCGGCCCGGTCACGGCGGGCACCGCCCGCGCCCACGGCCTCGCCGTGTCCGTCGAGGCGTCCGACCACTCGATCCCCGGTCTGGTGGCGGCCCTGCGGGACCACCTCGCCCCTCCGGAGCGGGTGGAGTCGTAG
- a CDS encoding HAD family phosphatase yields the protein MGRLAAVVFDFDGTLVDTEWPIFERARAAVARLGGELTPELWAAHAVGVSHGEPYWDELAATLGLAADEAAFDAAHAAVTGIPTSRDSAVIADGAAELVHALHAEGVLLAVASGSQREWLEHHLGRFGLTDRFVHLVGIDHDDVGAGKPAPDLYDAAVAELGVDPGATVAVEDTHRGIESARAAGLAAVVAVPSRLTTHQDLTGADLVVASLAELTPGSLAALVG from the coding sequence GTGGGACGGCTGGCGGCGGTGGTGTTCGACTTCGACGGGACGCTGGTCGACACCGAGTGGCCCATCTTCGAGCGGGCCCGGGCGGCGGTCGCCCGGCTCGGCGGCGAGCTGACCCCCGAGCTGTGGGCCGCCCACGCCGTCGGCGTGTCGCACGGCGAGCCGTACTGGGACGAGCTGGCCGCAACCCTGGGGCTCGCCGCGGACGAGGCCGCCTTCGACGCCGCCCACGCCGCCGTCACCGGCATCCCGACGTCGCGCGACTCGGCGGTCATCGCCGACGGCGCGGCCGAGCTGGTGCACGCCCTGCACGCCGAGGGCGTGCTGCTGGCCGTGGCCTCGGGCTCCCAGCGCGAGTGGCTCGAGCACCACCTGGGCCGCTTCGGCCTCACCGACCGCTTCGTGCACCTCGTGGGGATCGACCACGACGACGTGGGCGCGGGCAAGCCCGCCCCCGACCTCTACGACGCCGCCGTCGCCGAGCTCGGCGTCGACCCCGGCGCCACCGTGGCCGTCGAGGACACCCACCGGGGGATCGAGTCGGCCCGGGCCGCCGGCCTGGCCGCCGTCGTGGCCGTGCCCAGCCGGCTGACCACGCACCAGGACCTGACCGGCGCCGACCTCGTCGTCGCCTCCCTCGCCGAGCTCACCCCCGGATCGCTGGCCGCGCTGGTCGGCTGA
- the hemC gene encoding hydroxymethylbilane synthase: MKTVRLATRSSPLALWQAEHVADLLRAAHPGLEVTLVRTDTLGDRRLDVPISEIGGKGVFATEVQRLVLDGDADAAVHSAKDLPAVTGEGLALAAVPERGDPRDALVGATLDGLAAGATVATGSQRRRVQLATLRPDLVFTELRGNMATRLGKVPAGGAIVVAAVALQRLGWADRIDEVLGADLLIPQVGQAALAVEGRAGDAETAVLLAAVEHGPSRTRVDVERAFLAELGGDCDLPAGAHATLDGDRVHVQALLAGDDGTVHVEEAVGPAADGESLARGLAQDLRTLATA; this comes from the coding sequence GTGAAGACGGTTCGCCTCGCGACGCGGAGCTCGCCGCTGGCGCTGTGGCAGGCGGAGCACGTGGCCGACCTCCTGCGAGCGGCGCACCCCGGCCTCGAGGTGACGCTGGTGCGGACCGACACGCTGGGGGACCGGCGGCTCGACGTCCCCATCTCCGAGATCGGGGGCAAGGGCGTGTTCGCCACCGAGGTCCAGCGGCTGGTGCTCGACGGGGACGCCGACGCCGCCGTCCACTCGGCCAAGGACCTCCCCGCCGTGACCGGCGAGGGCCTCGCCCTCGCCGCCGTCCCCGAGCGGGGCGACCCGCGCGACGCCCTGGTCGGAGCCACCCTCGACGGCCTGGCCGCCGGGGCGACGGTGGCCACCGGGTCGCAGCGGCGACGGGTGCAGCTGGCCACCTTGCGACCGGACCTCGTCTTCACCGAGCTGCGGGGGAACATGGCGACCCGGCTGGGCAAGGTCCCGGCCGGCGGGGCGATCGTCGTCGCCGCCGTGGCCCTCCAGCGCCTGGGGTGGGCCGACCGGATCGACGAGGTGCTGGGCGCCGACCTGCTGATCCCCCAGGTGGGGCAGGCGGCGCTGGCCGTCGAGGGCCGGGCCGGCGACGCCGAGACCGCAGTGCTCCTCGCCGCCGTCGAGCACGGTCCGTCCCGCACCCGGGTCGACGTCGAGCGGGCCTTCCTGGCCGAGCTCGGCGGCGACTGCGACCTGCCCGCCGGCGCCCACGCGACCCTCGACGGCGACCGCGTCCACGTGCAGGCCCTGCTCGCCGGGGACGACGGCACCGTCCACGTCGAGGAGGCCGTCGGCCCCGCGGCCGACGGCGAGAGCCTGGCCCGTGGCCTGGCCCAGGACCTCCGGACCCTCGCCACCGCCTGA
- a CDS encoding S9 family peptidase, with protein MLPDDIGHMVEVGAPAVSPDGRLVAWTVRRTDLDANRYRSAVWLAPTDGSRPPRQVTAGTDGDGEPTWSPDGTLLAFTSGREKDGDEKRSTLHLLPVDGPGEVVTLTSQPESISQLRWSPDGTRIAFACRQRTARYDEGEDDAARPPREVTRLLSMLDGEGWIVDRPTRIWVVPVDGSAPATVVTGAAPTGVDDGIGDAEQGDHGNPEWSPDSTRLAFSGGLTRDFDLDQRAGVYVAEVGSGIPAELPTTTPVVGGPVSYSALAWEPDGRRIAALEERLLHEPWNTRLAVIDVDSGEVTFPAEALDRTHAPYPGARPPVWDGDDLVFGAEDRGAAPIFRVPARGGEPTVVAGATGCVIAAWDLAGGTLAVTRTDPETLPEVVVLDPAGEATGASERRISHHTEAFHARCPAHPTERFTVPSPAGGDIDVWLVTPRDLDRSAGERHPVLLSIHGGPTTQYGERWFDEFQMWASAGFCVVFANPHGSTGRDTTWLRNIRSPRAAVDPGEGWGGDDHRDLIAALDGALERFPFLDPDRMGVLGGSYGGYMTTWIIGHTDRFAAACSERAVNDMLTLETTSDAMGLFGAMLGVDHLDDPDEFRRMSPITHVRDITTPVLILHSDEDWRCPVEQADKLYLALRKLGREVRYHRFPGEGHELSRSGSPKHRVQRARLIIDWFGQHLQPDDA; from the coding sequence GTGCTCCCCGACGACATCGGCCACATGGTCGAGGTCGGCGCCCCCGCCGTGTCCCCCGACGGCCGCCTGGTCGCGTGGACGGTGAGGCGCACCGACCTCGACGCCAACCGCTACCGCTCCGCCGTGTGGCTGGCGCCCACGGACGGCTCCCGCCCGCCCCGGCAGGTCACCGCCGGCACCGACGGCGACGGCGAGCCGACGTGGTCGCCGGACGGCACGCTCCTCGCCTTCACCAGCGGGCGCGAGAAGGACGGTGACGAGAAGCGATCGACGCTCCACCTGCTGCCGGTCGACGGCCCCGGCGAGGTCGTCACCCTGACCTCCCAGCCCGAGAGCATCAGCCAGCTGCGCTGGTCGCCCGACGGCACCCGCATCGCCTTCGCCTGCCGCCAGCGCACCGCCCGCTACGACGAGGGCGAGGACGACGCCGCCCGCCCGCCCCGCGAGGTCACCCGGCTGCTGAGCATGCTCGACGGCGAGGGCTGGATCGTCGACCGCCCCACCCGGATCTGGGTCGTCCCCGTCGACGGCTCGGCCCCGGCCACGGTCGTCACCGGCGCCGCGCCCACGGGCGTCGACGACGGCATCGGGGACGCTGAGCAGGGCGACCACGGCAACCCGGAGTGGTCCCCCGACAGCACCCGCCTCGCCTTCAGCGGCGGGCTGACCCGCGACTTCGACCTCGACCAGCGCGCCGGCGTCTACGTCGCCGAGGTGGGATCCGGCATCCCGGCCGAGCTCCCGACCACCACGCCCGTCGTCGGCGGACCCGTCTCCTACTCGGCCCTCGCCTGGGAGCCCGACGGGCGGCGCATCGCCGCCCTCGAGGAACGCCTCCTCCACGAGCCCTGGAACACCCGGCTCGCCGTCATCGACGTGGACAGCGGCGAGGTCACCTTCCCGGCCGAGGCCCTCGACCGGACCCACGCGCCCTACCCCGGCGCCCGCCCTCCGGTGTGGGACGGCGACGACCTGGTCTTCGGGGCCGAGGACCGCGGGGCGGCGCCGATCTTCCGGGTGCCCGCCCGCGGGGGCGAGCCCACCGTCGTCGCCGGCGCCACCGGGTGCGTCATCGCCGCCTGGGACCTGGCCGGGGGCACCCTCGCCGTCACCCGGACCGACCCGGAGACCCTGCCGGAGGTCGTGGTCCTCGACCCGGCCGGTGAGGCGACCGGCGCGTCCGAGCGGCGGATCAGCCACCACACCGAGGCCTTCCACGCCCGCTGCCCGGCCCACCCGACCGAGCGCTTCACCGTGCCGTCGCCGGCCGGCGGCGACATCGACGTCTGGCTGGTCACGCCGCGGGACCTGGACCGGTCGGCGGGCGAGCGGCACCCGGTGCTGCTCAGCATCCACGGGGGGCCGACCACCCAGTACGGCGAGCGCTGGTTCGACGAGTTCCAGATGTGGGCCTCGGCCGGGTTCTGCGTCGTCTTCGCCAACCCCCACGGCTCGACCGGTCGCGACACCACCTGGCTGCGCAACATCCGCTCGCCCCGCGCCGCCGTCGACCCCGGCGAGGGCTGGGGCGGCGACGACCACCGCGACCTCATCGCCGCCCTCGACGGTGCCCTGGAGCGGTTCCCGTTCCTCGACCCCGACCGCATGGGCGTGCTCGGGGGCAGCTACGGCGGCTACATGACGACGTGGATCATCGGCCACACCGACCGCTTCGCCGCCGCCTGCAGCGAGCGGGCCGTCAACGACATGCTCACCCTGGAGACGACCTCGGACGCCATGGGCCTCTTCGGCGCCATGCTCGGCGTCGACCACCTCGACGACCCCGACGAGTTCCGTCGCATGTCGCCCATCACCCACGTGCGCGACATCACCACCCCCGTCCTGATCCTCCACTCCGACGAGGACTGGCGGTGCCCGGTCGAGCAGGCCGACAAGCTCTACCTCGCCCTGCGCAAGCTGGGCCGCGAGGTCCGCTACCACCGCTTCCCGGGCGAGGGCCACGAGCTGTCGCGCTCGGGGAGCCCGAAGCACCGGGTCCAGCGGGCCCGGCTCATCATCGACTGGTTCGGCCAGCACCTCCAGCCCGACGACGCCTGA
- a CDS encoding bifunctional precorrin-2 dehydrogenase/sirohydrochlorin ferrochelatase, which translates to MAAADAPASGTGPLYPVGLRLGGRPVLVVGGGTVAAQKIGELVRCGADVTVVAPRIEPALLADERLRCEVRPYRRGEAADYRFVVTATDDPAVNQAVYDDGDAAGVWVNAADDPARCSVTLPSRVRRGSLLVTISTEGRSPAFATWLREEVEALLGPEHEVLLDLLAEERDRIRAEGRTSEGLDWRGAIRSGMLDEIRAGRITAAKELLKACLSSPSA; encoded by the coding sequence ATGGCCGCTGCCGACGCTCCTGCCTCGGGCACCGGCCCGCTCTACCCGGTCGGCCTGCGCCTCGGTGGCCGCCCCGTCCTCGTGGTCGGCGGGGGCACCGTCGCCGCCCAGAAGATCGGCGAGCTGGTCCGGTGCGGTGCCGACGTCACCGTGGTCGCCCCCCGCATCGAGCCCGCCCTCCTCGCCGACGAGCGGCTGCGCTGCGAGGTCCGGCCCTACCGACGGGGCGAGGCCGCCGACTACCGGTTCGTCGTGACCGCCACCGACGACCCGGCGGTGAACCAGGCCGTCTACGACGACGGCGACGCCGCCGGGGTGTGGGTCAACGCCGCCGACGACCCGGCCCGCTGCTCGGTCACCCTCCCCTCCCGGGTGCGCCGCGGGAGCCTCCTCGTGACCATCTCGACCGAGGGCCGCAGCCCGGCGTTCGCCACCTGGCTGCGCGAGGAGGTCGAGGCGCTGCTGGGGCCCGAGCACGAGGTCCTGCTCGACCTGCTGGCCGAGGAGCGCGACCGCATCCGGGCCGAGGGACGGACGAGCGAGGGCCTCGATTGGCGGGGAGCCATCAGGTCGGGGATGCTGGACGAGATCCGCGCTGGAAGGATCACTGCCGCGAAGGAGTTGCTGAAGGCGTGTCTGTCGTCGCCATCGGCCTGA
- a CDS encoding carbohydrate kinase family protein, producing the protein MPEAGAPARILVVGDLLVDVVAVPDGPLRPGSDTAARVRLTGGGSAANTACWLADRGTAVALLAAVGDDALGAAARHDLAAAGVELVGPVLTGVATGTCVVIVAPDGERTMLPDRGANDALPAAAVAAALTDDVGWVHVSGYALLHEGSRAAGVEALAAARAQGVRTSVDAASSGPLRDLGAARARDLMAGIDVLFANADELAALGGIGAVRGHVGAVVLKEGAGGASWIGAGPAITLPAAPAEVVDTTGAGDALAAGALAALVAGADAAGALAAGVAVAARAVAQVGARPPLPTTRPGPPDP; encoded by the coding sequence GTGCCTGAGGCCGGGGCCCCGGCCCGGATCCTCGTCGTCGGCGACCTGCTCGTCGACGTGGTGGCCGTCCCCGACGGCCCCCTGCGGCCGGGCAGCGACACCGCGGCCCGGGTGCGCCTCACGGGCGGCGGGTCGGCGGCCAACACCGCCTGCTGGCTGGCCGATCGGGGCACGGCGGTCGCCCTGCTGGCGGCGGTGGGCGACGACGCCCTCGGCGCCGCGGCCCGCCACGACCTGGCGGCCGCCGGGGTCGAGCTCGTCGGGCCCGTGCTGACCGGTGTCGCCACCGGCACCTGCGTCGTGATCGTCGCCCCCGACGGGGAGCGGACGATGCTGCCCGACCGCGGCGCCAACGACGCCCTCCCGGCGGCGGCGGTCGCCGCCGCCCTCACCGACGACGTCGGGTGGGTGCACGTCTCCGGCTACGCCCTCCTCCACGAGGGCTCGCGGGCCGCCGGGGTCGAGGCCCTGGCCGCGGCCCGGGCGCAGGGTGTCCGGACCTCGGTCGACGCCGCCAGCTCGGGGCCGCTCCGGGACCTCGGCGCGGCCCGCGCCCGCGACCTCATGGCGGGGATCGACGTGCTGTTCGCCAACGCCGACGAGCTCGCCGCCCTCGGGGGGATCGGCGCCGTGCGGGGCCACGTGGGCGCGGTCGTGCTCAAGGAGGGCGCAGGTGGGGCGAGCTGGATCGGCGCCGGCCCGGCGATCACGCTGCCCGCCGCCCCGGCCGAGGTCGTCGACACCACCGGGGCAGGTGACGCCCTGGCCGCCGGGGCCCTGGCCGCCCTCGTCGCCGGGGCCGACGCCGCCGGCGCCCTGGCCGCCGGCGTGGCCGTCGCCGCCCGGGCCGTGGCCCAGGTCGGCGCCCGCCCCCCGCTCCCGACCACCCGGCCTGGTCCCCCGGACCCGTGA